Proteins encoded together in one Candidatus Methylomirabilota bacterium window:
- a CDS encoding ABC transporter permease, whose translation MTRYLVVRLYSMALTLLGLTLLVFLMLRLVPGTVVEQMIGADAIASPAMVAQLTRFFGLDQPWYVQYGRWMGQLAHGDLGTSWRTGKPVLSLILERLPVTLELTCLAVAFSLLLGMAAGIVSATRRDGTLDNVTRIGTLLGLSVPVFWQGTMLILFFSLYLRWMPSVVWVDFVTSPRGNLTIMALPAICLGTAAAANIARTTRACMLDVLRSEYIRTATAKGLATGAVILKHALRNALIPIVTVAGLQMGILLGGAVVVEEVFTLPGIGRLVLWSIYQRDYPLTQSTILFIAALFMMINLAVDLLYSWLDPRIRYS comes from the coding sequence ATGACTCGGTATCTGGTCGTCCGGCTGTACTCGATGGCCCTGACGCTCCTGGGGCTGACCCTGCTCGTCTTTCTCATGCTGCGGCTCGTGCCCGGCACGGTCGTGGAGCAGATGATCGGCGCCGACGCCATCGCCAGCCCCGCCATGGTCGCCCAGCTCACGCGCTTCTTCGGGCTCGATCAGCCCTGGTATGTCCAGTACGGGCGGTGGATGGGCCAGCTCGCCCACGGCGATCTCGGCACCTCGTGGCGCACGGGCAAGCCCGTGCTCTCCCTCATTCTCGAGCGGCTGCCCGTGACGCTCGAGCTGACCTGCCTGGCCGTGGCCTTCTCGCTCCTCCTCGGCATGGCGGCGGGCATCGTCTCGGCCACCCGACGCGACGGCACCCTCGACAATGTCACCCGCATCGGCACCCTCCTCGGCCTCTCCGTGCCTGTCTTCTGGCAGGGGACCATGCTCATCCTGTTCTTCTCGCTCTACCTGCGGTGGATGCCGTCCGTGGTGTGGGTCGACTTCGTCACGAGCCCGCGGGGCAACCTGACCATCATGGCCTTGCCCGCCATCTGCCTCGGCACGGCGGCCGCAGCGAATATCGCGCGGACCACGCGCGCGTGCATGCTCGACGTGCTTCGTTCCGAGTACATCCGCACGGCCACGGCCAAGGGGCTCGCCACGGGCGCCGTCATCCTCAAGCACGCGCTCCGGAACGCCCTCATCCCCATCGTCACGGTGGCCGGGCTCCAGATGGGCATCCTGCTCGGCGGGGCCGTGGTGGTAGAGGAAGTCTTCACCCTTCCCGGCATCGGCCGGCTCGTCCTCTGGTCCATCTATCAGCGCGACTACCCGCTGACCCAGAGCACCATCCTCTTCATCGCGGCGCTGTTCATGATGATCAACCTCGCCGTCGATCTCCTCTACAGCTGGCTCGATCCCCGCATTCGCTAC